One Vitis vinifera cultivar Pinot Noir 40024 chromosome 15, ASM3070453v1 genomic window, ACATAGGTTACATGCCATCTGAATATCTGGAACACAAACGTGGAGAATCAGAACCCGGGCCTTTTTCTCATCACCagtcacttttatttattctcttaCATATacatccttaattaattttatgcaTGCAAGCTGTTTTATTTTTGCCCATCTCCATAGTCTTTGAGATGCAGTCCACGGCCACCACCACGAGAGAAAAAAACATGGACACCAGGCTCGTGGTTGGTGCAAGAGGCGTTCACGAGAATGGAGTTGTTAACGGCTTGAACATTGCTATTCATAAATATATTCAAGAGTGGTGATGGGGTCGCCATTGTGTTGGAGTTGCCTTGGGGATCGTGTTTCTTGCTGGCGGGGTTGAGCTCCATTATAGCTCCCTTGTTGTCTCCTGCAATTGTTGTGATCTTCATGCTGTTATCCTTAGAGTGCGCTTTCTTGTGATTACCTTCGTGGTCTTTGCTCTCCATGTCCTTGGTCTTCTCAATCTTCTCGTAGTCAAGGACTCTGCTTGGATTCACAGTGTCGCCCACATCCTTTTGCAGTCCACCATTGGATGGCTTGAATGGTGGATTGGGCTTTTCGATGGTCATGGTCTTCTGCTCAATTGGCTCAGGAGTGGATTTTACGTAAGCAGGAGGCAGAGTTAGAGCTCATGGGGGAGGAGAAGTTGGTTTGATTTTCTCAGAAGGAGGTGTGGTTTTCTGACTCGGATTAGATGGAACCGATGAAACATTCCCAACCCGGAAAGGTGGAGCTGCAGTAGCAGCAGTGGGTGGTTGTGGCGGAGGCTGCTGAGGCTGGGTTGTAGGCCTAAATGCCTGACCAAATGTGGGTCGAAAAATAGGACGAGGGACAGGAGGTTGAGGTTGAGCCTGAGGCTGAGCTTGTGATGCTGCCGCAGGTGCTGGAGGTGTGGCGACTGGCCTCATGGAACCCAGGATGAGCCATGGGCGAGAAGGGGGAGGCTGGTTTGCCATAATCCAATAGAATCAATCTGAAGCAAGTAGCCCAAATACTTAACCTGAACAAGAGATCAAGGAATTGGCACAGAAAATAAGTTTCAGGAACTCGGTATTTATAAGTTCTGCACCCCtcaaaaaaaatgcaaaacatATCTAGAACTCCAATAGTACTAGTGCTCAAAACACATGGGAAACTATATGCAGCCGGAGAGAggaaataagaacaaaaaaaaaaagcatccgATTCAGGAGATTGCACCCTCGTATGGGTTTCGATCTTCTGGATTGTTTAAGGAGAGTTGGCCTCCTTTTTGGGTTTCATACGGAATGTCCTCTTGAGAATATGGATCACATGCATGTGAATGTGATCAAACATCTCACCTCTTCTTCCTATATGGTCTAGATGGAGTGAATTCCTTAGCAGGAGTTGACTTAGCCCATCATGTCCTACATTCATTCATTGCCCTGGTTACTCTCTTTGAACCATGCAAGTACAATGCATATCATCAATATCCATCCAAGGGAAATGCAAGACTTCATACAGCAGTTTGGATCCACTTTAAAGCTTGATACTGTTAGCTTAATTTTCAAGGCCGGTAGAAGAAGGAGATATTCTATTGGCTCCTTTGTAGTCTAGGAATTTAGTGGGATCCAGCTTGTGATGATACCTAAGGCCCTagtttttatatgttaaaaaataatcattgagatcaaatataattttaaaaaaaatatttaaatagaattctAGAATGTGAGCTCCTTACGTAATTCCCACATTGATCTAAGTTTCAATGAACGTGATGTTATAAGCATATGCTTAACTAAGTCAAATTTTGATGGATATAAAATTATGAGAAAGCTTTCTAATTAAATGTACAATGTTTGAATCTCAAAagtaactttttgttttttttttttggaataaagtGCTCCTTAAGCCTATATTGAAAAAAGAGCAAagctcttatttttattaaaaacagaaAGTTAGATAGATTTtagtataataaaattttaaaaaagatcaaaattatctttatttttcttacacAAAACCTATGTTCTTAGGAAGCAATTTTGAAAActtatttaagtttaaaaaaaaaaatgctcttaattttttgtaaaacacttttaaaacaTGGTTTCCAAATCTTTTAGGATCTTTCTTTACAAAGCCTTTCATCCACAACAAAGATCATAGACTCTTTATCTCTTAAACTTTTGATAAAGGTTTGAAGGATTTGCTAATGAGCAGAGGATAATGTTTGCATTAGGGATGTGTGTTAGTGTATTAAGCAATTTTAATTAAGTtagtaattttatttcattcatcttGTTTAGGATTATACGTGTTTTCCTATAATTTACATTCTTTTTAAGATTCAATGCTACTGTATAATCAACTTAGGATTAAACAAGTATGATTGAGTTAATTGAGAGTAatgacataaaaaatataaagtggacttatgaaaatttggaataaaattaatttgaaaagaattttaaattgagaatttaaaaaaaaaaatccaaataataaaaacaatttggaaggaagtgtttctaaatcttttttaacttaaaaagaaaaaaaaaattcttagagTTTTAAGTtttctaaatgattttttagtaaaatatgaaatctCTTCAAATCTTactaaaattcttaaattttctaaattagtttttcataaaaaatgaatttcaaattcactAGGTTTTCtgtaatatatacatattagGAGAGTTCTCTCAAGAGTTCATGAACCTAAACTTGTTAAGTCATTATTCTTTCTGCTTAACCTAAAACTTTCAAAAAGTTTGTAATTCATTTTCTTGGTTTACAAGAGAGATTTGAATCCGCTCAAGACGTTAAGAAGTCCACTAAGGAATATGATAGTACTGTTGAATATGAGATTAGGTGTAACTCCTAGGGACTAACAAATGTtaagtaaatttaattatataccTCTTCTTCATATTTAATGGATCATAACTCAACATTATTTGACTTTGTGATTTAATTTCTACACTTATAAAATCTTTGGGAGGCTTTGTAGATGGTTTTCCATATAAATCGTGGTTTGTTAGTGCAATTGAATTTTTCCACTTCATCTCTAATTATTAAagaggaattttaaaaataaaaatttgagctaaaaagaaagaagttcCTATTCAACccccctttttctctctctaggtATTCTATTAAGAAGATCTACAAACATTCCGTTTGGTGTTAGAACAaggaaaaatttataaattaaaattttcttctattctTATCTTTGATCTTGTTTTCATagaatttaaagaaaagaaaaaaaaaagtttacttTTCCCTTGTGAAAAAGATTTCATGATTGAGAAATATtgcctaaaaaaaattgaataaaaaaatttaagaaacaagAATTTCCGTATGAATCTTTGTcccttgaataaaaaaaaaagaacaacatGAAGTAattgttaaattaaataaacaaaaattatcacTTTCGAATAAAGTTGTCtttatggaaaaagaaaattatgagtttcataaaaatgaaaaattaaagtaaaaaatttcaagaaagaaTTATCTCATAGAAAAAAGTTAATCCccagaaaaataagaaaatcaagaaagcTACTTAGagtgattttaagttaagtatAAGTAAATCATCGAATTTGggtgagattaaaaataatcaaaatgatTATCTAGTTTTCATTGCATCTCTTGTTTCTAATAATTATGATAGAAGTGATAGTGATCTTGATGAAAATGTCTCTATCATCGAGGAATGGTGTGAAGAATATCAATTGTTATTGAATGAATGCATTAAGATAACTACTACTAATGAATCTCTAAAAAATGAGAATTGTGTGttaaaagaagaggaagaaaatcatcttgaaaatattcattttcttgataATGAACATAGATTATAATATTCTATTTctagaattttaaaaacaaagaaaagaatttagaaataaaatttagaaagaatTAAAGCTTTATTATCGTCCATCACTCTCTTCTTTTGAAATATtacataatatttaatttatagatATTCACACTTTGATGGtggaaatttggattttttttataatgaaatcaattatttaatttcttgttCATATAATGGATGTCTTCTTGTTAATTGTAACcctttgttgggattgagccaaATATGGACAAGAAATTAATTTCTAGTTCAAAGCTTGAACGAAAGTATGGGAAGCCCAAGCCTGGCCCGAATTCAATATTACAAGAAGGCTCAAGCCGTTTACATGGCTAATCGAAGGTTCATGTAGAGTTTAAATCTGCCTCAAAACAAAGGCAAGCTCCCAATAATTATATATAGCGCATATCTTTTGCagtaaagaaacaaagaaattcaaaaaataaggGGGGGAAAACAGTTTCAAATTTGGTATTACTGTGTGAAAAATGACTGCATGCACTCTTAGGCTACCTCTCATCCCTTACAAAAGGATCAAATTCAAACCATACACTCAATACTAATACAAATCAAATGCAAACTACACCTTTTATTTCTTCCCCCATTCACCATCAACTCACTCTTACAAACACATAAATATTCGAATCAGGACATGGGTCACCATCATAGGTTACATGCCATCTGAATATCTGGAACACAAACATGGAGAATCAGAACCCGGGCCTTTTTCTCATCACCagtcacttttatttattctcttaCATATACATCCCTCGTATAATCtaatcattttgaaaatgaaaaagcttaattaattttatgcaTGCAGTCTGTTTGATCTCTAGTTATTTTTCCCATCTCCACAGTCCATGAGATGCAGTCCACGGCCACCACCACGAGAGAAGAAAACATGGACACCAGGCTCGTGGTTGGTGCAAGAGGCGTTCACGAGAATGGAGTTGTTAACGGCTTGAACATTGCTATTCATAAATATATTCAAGAGTGGTGATGGGGTCGCCATTGTGTTGGAGTTGCCTTGGGGATCGTGTTTCTTGCTGGCGGGGTTGAGCTCCATTATAGCTCCCTTGTTGTCTCCTGCAATTGTTGTGATCTTCATGCTGTTATCCTTAGAGTGCGCTTTCTTGTGATTACCTTCGTGGTCTTTGCTCTCCATGTCCTTGGTCTTCTCAATCTTCTCGTAGTCAAGGACGCTGCTTGGCTTCACAGTGTCGCCCACATCCTTTTGCAGTCCACCACTGGATGGCTTGAATGGTGGATTGGGCTTTTCGATGGTCATGGTCTTCTGCTCAATTGGCTCAGGAGTGGATTTTACGTAGGCAGGAAGCAGAGTTAGAGTTGATGGGGGAGGAGAAGTTGGTTTGATTTTCTCAGAAGGAGGTGTGGTTTTCTGACTCGGATTAGATGGAACCGATGAAACATTCCCAACCCGGAAAGGTGGAGCTGCAGTAGCAGCAGTGGGTGGTTGTGGCGGAGGCTGCTGAGGCTGGGTTGTAGGCCTAAATGCCTGACCAAATGTGGGTCGAAAAATAGGACGAGGGGCAGGAGGTTGAGGTTGAGCCTGAGCCTGAGCTGGTGATGCTGCCGCAGGTGCTGGAGGTGTGGCGACTGGCCTCATGGAACCCAGGATGAGCCATGGGCGAGAAGGGGGAGGCTGGTTTGCCATAATCCAATAGAATCAATCTGAAGCAAGTAGCCCAAATACTTAACCTGAACAAGAGATCAAGGAATTGGCACAGAAAATAAGTTTCAGGAACTCGGTATTTATAAGTTCTGCACCCCtcaaaaaaaatgcaaaacatATCTAGAACTCCAATAGTACTAGTGCTCAAAACACATGGGAAACTATATGTAGCCGGAGAGAggaaataagaacaaaaaaaaaagcatccGATTCAAGAGATTGCACCCTCGTATGGGTTTCGATCTTCTGGATTGTTTAAGGAGAGTTGGCCTCTTTTTTGGGTTTCATACGGAATGTCCTCTTGAGAATATGGATCACATGCATGTGAATGTGATCAAACATCTCACCTCTTCTTCCTATATGGTCTAGATGGAGTGAATTCCTTAGCAGGAGTTGAGTTAGCCCATCATGTCCTTTATTCATTCACTGCCCTGGTTATTCTCACTAAACCATGCAAATACAATGCATATCATCAATATCCATCCAAGGGAAATCGAAGACTTAATACAGCAGTTTGGACCACACTTTAAAGCTTGATATTGTTAGCTTAATTTTCAAGGCCAGTGGAAGAAGGAGATATCCTATTGGCTCCTTTGTAGTCTAGGAATTTAGTGGGATCCAGCTTGTGATGATACCTAAGGCCCTagtttttatatgttaaaaaataatgtttgagatcaaatatagtttttaaaaaatatttaaatagaattctAGAATGTGAGCTCCtggaataaaattaatttgaaaagaattttaaaCTGAGAATTTAAGtcccaaataataaaaacaatttggaaGATGTTCAAGCCGTTAACAACTCCATTCTCGTCAACACCTCGATCCTGGTGTCCGTGTTTTCTTCTCTCGTGGTGGTGGCCGTGGACTGCATCTCAAGGACTGTGGAGATGGGCAAAATAACTAGACATCAAACAGCTAGCAtgcataaaattaattaagctTTTtcgttttcaaaattcttaGATTATACGAGGGATGTATATGtaagagaataaataaaagtgactGGTGACGAGAAAAAGGCCAGGGTTCTGATTCTCCATGTTTGTGCTCCAGATCTTCAGATGGAATGCAACCCAAGATGGCAACTCTTGCCCTCATTTGAATATTTATGTGTTTGTAAGAGTGATTTGATAGTGAATGGGGAAGGAATAAAAGGTACTTTATTTGTATTAGTGTTGAATGTATGAGTTGCAATTTGATCCCATTCTGAGGGATGAGGGCTAGCCTTAGATTATGTATGCTGTGATTTTTCACTCATTAATACTAAATTcgaaattgtttttctttcttcccttttattttttcaatttcattaataCTCTCCTTAACAGCGTTTGAATTCCTTCAGAGCATTTGAACTCCATCCGGGTGTTTGAACGCTCTCCCTCATTCCCAAGTTTTGATCTTTTTCCCATAGCTTTGTGTTAGCTATTTTATAAGTTTTACCAACCATAAATACATACTTATCTCAAAATTGACGACTTTGAATCAAGTCAGAGCGAGACATGATGAGATGAAAGCCGAATGTACAAGAATATGGCCTAAGGAAATAAGTTATATTTgatcaaaataagaaatgaaccaAAATTATCAAATACACCTAAAATTGTCAACAAAACTAATGATtctaaaatagaaattaatataaaaactaaaaaagtattattattattattattgttaattaaaaaaaatagagttttgCATTCTTTCAATATAGGCTAAAGGAGCACTTCattccaaaaatacaaaaatgttaCTTTCGAGATTCAAACATTGGAGGTCTAGAAAGCTTtgtcataattaattttaatatccatcaaaattttaattaattagaaatatGCTAATTACATCAGGTTCATTAAAACATAGATAAATGCGGGAAGTACATATGGAGCGCTTCTTTTagaattctatttaaatatttttttttaaattgtgatTGATTTTCAATAAGTTATTTCTAACATATgaaaaattagggttttaattaattaagcaCCATGACAAGCTTGACATTAAGGTTCAGGTGCCCTTAAAAGTGAGGGAGAGGTCCAAGGCTCCTGCCCCTCTGCCTATTTTTCGACCACATTTGGTCAGGCATTTAGACCTACGGCCCGGCCTCAGCTGTCACCGCCTGCTGCTACTGCAGCGCCATCTTTCCCGGTTGGCAGTGTTTTATCAGTTCCATCTCATCTGAGTCGGATAATCAAACCACCTACTCCTCCTTTATCTCCCCTATCTCTGCCTCCTGCCCAGGTAAAATTCACTCCTGAGCCCATTGAGCAAGACTCTGCTCATGGAAAAGCCCAAGCCACCATTCAAGCCCTCCAATGGTGAGCTGCAAAAGGATGTGGACGACACTGCGAAGCCAATCGTTGTCCCTGACTACGAGAAGCGTGAGCAGACCAAGGACCACAAAGGTATTCACAAGAAAGCAGACTGTGATCAGGATGACAGCATGAAGATCATAACAATTGCAGGGGACATCAGGGGAGCTATAATGGAGCTAAGCCCCGCCGGCAAGAAACACGAACCCCAAGGCAACTCGAACACACTCATCAAGACCAACCCCAAAACTTGGTGGTGCAGAAAATTAGGAAGCACGCCAGTAGCTGCGACGAAGAGAAGTCAAAAAAGATGGACACGATTCAAAACAAAATGGGGAACCCCTCACCACCCATGAATGCGCGCTCATTCATGAACAGCAATATACGAGCCGTTATCAACTCCATTCTCTTCCACACCTCTTGCACCGACCATGATCATGATCTTGGTGTAAGTGTTTTCTTCGCTGTATTGGAAAGTTAAACGTAATTTAGAAACTGAGAATACTTCAATTTTtgcaatgttttcaaaatcctttctgttattgaaaatattatcaGTTCCTGGATCATGGTCTCTGttaaataatatcataaacatataatttatatattattaaaattaaaaatattatataaagttttttagatatataaaaaaattaaaaatcaataatatttatttttttatctttaatattatcaaattaaattatagatgtattaatattttaatattttattaaataacatatgtatctataatatttaaatataaatatatttattaaaagttatttaattttgctctatatatattacattgttttatttataatatttacatttttactataataaaaattttgagaagaaTTTTACATGTATAGCGTGCGTTTGTTCGAACCCCCAGGTTGCATCCATATCTTATGGATTTTTCTCAACCCTCCCTTCGtacaatcccacatcggaagcGGATTAAGAATAAAATGCGTTTTTTTTGTCCATTGCCCACTCACACAAACATGGCATATCTCCACACACTGTTTTAGTAGATCGTCGTTCTCTCCGGTGTAAGATGCACGGTTGATACTTTTAAACATCTATAAATACGAGATCATGtaatgtttgaaaaaataaaaaaagtggtGAAAGATAATAAAGTTTTAATTCTACCcaattttaatcttattttctaATTGTTTATATTTGTCCTTTTCACCGGTGATGATGGGTCGCCATTGTGTTGGAGTTGCCTTGGGGGTCGTGTTTCTTGCTGGCGGGGCTGAGCCTCATTATAGCTCCCTTGTTGTCCCCTGCAATTGTTATGATCTCCATGTTGTTATCCTTAAGAGTGTGCTTTCTTGTGATTACCTTTGTGGTCTTTGCTCTCCATGTCCTTGGTCTTCTCAAGCTTCTCGTAGTTAAGGACACTGCTTGGCTTCGCAGTGTCGCCCACATCCTTTTGCAGTCGTCCATTGGATGGCTTGAATGGTGGATTGGGCTTTTCGATGAGCattgttgaggcctcgcgtccctggtgatccatgtagttgccaaatggatggacgcacgatctcaatcaatatagattcctggttcagttgttcctgcaaaaggcgtccggacagggtgtccggacgcaccctccgatggttttgtcagccatggtaagagagataaatcagttggtcTTTTTTTGGGTAtcgcaagcttaccttcctctttgtgtgaaggtttatatatatagtacCAGAAGCTCtgtttccctctttaatggtagggagatattttggtttgtcatgatgccactaggtggtggcaaggccatcatcaccctacgggcggctgacagagatcgtgggaggcgtCGCggttgtcagagatcgtgggaagtgacttgtcgTCACTTCATTCCTGttctttcactctgcaggtggcggaacgtgggccatggcaggctATTGTGATgacgtgtaagacttgcttacttcagtcaatgatccggacaaacatatccggatagtatatgtcggtcgtccggatgcGATGTGGCGGTCGTCCGAATGTTATGTttgtgagtgtcgtgtgcctctccttgagggagtccggatatgagaagcgcgccacgtgtactcttggggaaatccggatgagaatgcgtgccacgtgtcatcaggatatgtgtgccacgtgtcatcagggggagaggtccctacaatgcccccctttttaacttgccgaTTTTGCCTTAGCAAAATGGgtgggttaaaaaataattattttttgaaactgaGGTTACTTTTTTGCGCtcattgggccacgtggcgagctggggtgaagagagagaagaacatttatgatgagccgccgTCTCTAGGTATTCCCAGGCAGcgtgtcgtttcaatgatggcGTAGCTGAGCGTTTGGGATACCGAGGGGCTATCTCCCTATAAATAGTAGACTGAGCCCTCACTTTGCATTTTTCCTTCTGTGTTTTTCTCCTGTTAGTGCTTTTTCTTCTACCTTCTGCGTATCTTCGTTTTTGAGTGAAGCTCTAGGGTTTTCTGCAGGCAATATTCGCGTCGTGACGGTGACTGCATTGCGGTTTTCAACCCTATTTTTCCAGTTTACACTCGGTACGTTCgcttttcttgtctttttcttGTTGTGTTTGTCTTATTGGTTGTTTCTGGCTTGCTTGGGCAAGTTGGTTGCGACTGGGTGTTGATATTGGTTTCTAGGGCTTTTTCGGGGGGTTTTTGACTGTTTTTCTGGGTGTGTTTAGGATTTTTGTTGCCCCTCTGTTCTTTTTGTGGGTTGTCAATCTTTCTTTGTGGTAGAGTTAAGCTTGTGGGGTCGGTTTGCTGTGTTTTGACTGTTGGTACTTCTTCCATGCAGATTCCACTCCAGTCCCAGCCTAAAAAATGTCTGCGAACAAGGAAGCTACTTCATCTAGCTCGTCTGGAGATGCTCATGCTGAGAAATATGTGGATAAGTTGAGTGTGAAGGAGTTTCGCGAACGGTTCTGCATCCCAAATGGCGTGTTCGTGGAACTTGTGAACGGAGAGGTCGTGACGACTGAGAAGTCTGAGGACAATGCCATCTTCTTCACCAAGGAGCAATTCAACGCTGGGCTCCGATTCCCCCTCCCGTCTTTGGTCAAGGAATTTCTTCACTTCACCCAGATTCCTCCGGCGTATATTCATCCCAACATGGTCCGGGTGTTGATGGGGTGCAGCATTCTGAGCATGCTGTTCAATCTGGACTTGTCGCTGCTGGAGGTTCTCTTTATTTATTCGATCAAGAAGGcgaaaaatgacatttttagtTTTGTCGCTTGCCTTCCGTCCCTGCAGTTGGTGACCAGCCTGCCGGATTCGACCAAGGGGGCCGCCAAGGAACATGTGTTGGTCAAGGGCCTATGGGCGGGTTTGGCGGTGCATCCGGATAGGCCGTTCGCCTCCAACCAGTCGCTGAAGGTCCCAGGTATAACTAAATTACTTCCTGTCTTTCCGTGGTTTGTGAGTTTAGGTCAGCATTGTTAGATGGCTGACATACTTTGCTTTCTTGGGTACAGGCCAAGATAAAAGGGGAAAGCTGGTGGAATGGGTGGAGAAGGCATCGTTCGACCGTTTGAACAGGCTATTCGAGATTGCGGCGGTCGAGCTGAGTTGTGAAACGCTTCTCTCCGCGCAGAACCTCCGCTCGGTCACCCAGGAGCCCCAACCGTACGTGCTGAACATACTCCCGAGGCGGCTGCCAAAAGAGGTGGTGGCTGGGGAGCATTTAGTTCTTAAAGACCTTCCATTCTACATGGCGATGCGGAAGGCAGACGTCCGGTCACGCAAAGCCCATCTCAACAAGCGGGAGAAGAAAAGGCAAGAAGGGCTTTTGCGGAAGGCTCCTGGTGACAAACGGCCCGTGTCCTCTTCACCTGTTGGCGCtccaacaaaaaataagaagaagaaggtttTAAGTAAGGGGAAAGAAGTAAAACTCGCAACTCCCCCGAAGGAGTTTGTAATACCTCATTCGACTTTTGTAAAGGAAATAACAATAAGAGAGCCAAAACACCCCGTCTTGCCCTCTATCTCAAGCGGTTCCGGACATCTCGCGGATCTAAACCACTCGGGGCCTTCAATGTTAATGGCTGGACGTCTAGCTCTTCTGGCTGAGGAAACGACTTCAATAAATCAGCCCGACTCTCCCCATCCAGATGCGGATGCAGCCGGGGCCTCTTGTGCTGCAACATTGCCTCCTTCGGCACCCCCAACGGAAGAAATGGGGGCAGAAAGTCAGGGTTTGCCTCCTTGCAAGCCAAGCCCCCTTGTCCTCGTACCAGTGAAGGGGCCAGCTACAAGGAGGTCGCGTCCGGCGCGTGACTTGAAGTCTGGCCTCATCGGGCGGCTTCAGGATCGTTTTCTGGAAACCATCGAAGTTAGCTGCTCGTCCGTCCAGGAGGATCACCGGGAGGGTAGTGAGACGGAGATGGCAGAAGAGAACCCAGCCACCCCGGTGCTGGTCCCAGATGAGGGTTCACTTGGAGAGACCCAGCCGGCCGAGAATGATGGGGCCCCGGACCTAGAGGAGGAGTCACTCTCTAATGCCTCAACAGGGGGGAGTCCCGTTGATGATGCAGCTTGCATCTCCGCTAGCTCTTTCAACTACGCGGAGTTGGAAAAGAAGCTGAAATGGATTCCATCCGGCTCAGATGTTGCTATGCCTTCAGCAAAAATGTTCGAAGCGGTGGAAATGGTATAGTTtgctttcttgatttttctcgtCATAC contains:
- the LOC104881880 gene encoding vegetative cell wall protein gp1-like, producing the protein MANQPPPSRPWLILGSMRPVATPPAPAAASPAQAQAQPQPPAPRPIFRPTFGQAFRPTTQPQQPPPQPPTAATAAPPFRVGNVSSVPSNPSQKTTPPSEKIKPTSPPPSTLTLLPAYVKSTPEPIEQKTMTIEKPNPPFKPSSGGLQKDVGDTVKPSSVLDYEKIEKTKDMESKDHEGNHKKAHSKDNSMKITTIAGDNKGAIMELNPASKKHDPQGNSNTMATPSPLLNIFMNSNVQAVNNSILVNASCTNHEPGVHVFFSRGGGRGLHLMDCGDGKNN
- the LOC104881882 gene encoding uncharacterized protein LOC104881882, producing the protein MTIEKPNPPFKPSNGGLQKDVGDTVNPSRVLDYEKIEKTKDMESKDHEGNHKKAHSKDNSMKITTIAGDNKGAIMELNPASKKHDPQGNSNTMATPSPLLNIFMNSNVQAVNNSILVNASCTNHEPGVHVFFSRGGGRGLHLKDYGDGQK
- the LOC104881881 gene encoding vegetative cell wall protein gp1-like — its product is MANQPPPSRPWLILGSMRPVATPPAPAAASQAQPQAQPQPPVPRPIFRPTFGQAFRPTTQPQQPPPQPPTAATAAPPFRVGNVSSVPSNPSQKTTPPSEKIKPTSPPP